A genomic window from Microbacterium sp. ET2 includes:
- the mnhG gene encoding monovalent cation/H(+) antiporter subunit G yields the protein MTDVLDLIALVLILAGSLLCLTAAIGLLRFRDVGARLHAATKPQVLGLLLICIAIALALESWPVVAFLVPVMLLQMATAPLSAHMIARQAHRNGTIDDRDLLVDELAEQKSTPPAAGG from the coding sequence ATGACCGATGTTCTCGACCTCATCGCCCTCGTGCTGATCCTCGCGGGGAGTCTGCTCTGCCTCACCGCCGCCATCGGTCTGCTCCGCTTCCGGGATGTGGGCGCGCGCCTCCACGCTGCGACGAAGCCCCAGGTGCTCGGGCTGCTCCTCATCTGCATCGCCATCGCGCTGGCGTTGGAGTCGTGGCCGGTCGTTGCCTTCCTCGTGCCGGTGATGCTGCTGCAGATGGCGACCGCCCCGCTCTCGGCCCACATGATCGCCCGCCAGGCGCACCGCAACGGCACGATCGACGACCGCGATCTGCTCGTGGATGAGCTCGCCGAGCAGAAGAGCACACCGCCCGCCGCGGGTGGCTGA
- the argG gene encoding argininosuccinate synthase, whose protein sequence is MSKVLQSLPVGERVGIAFSGGLDTSVAVAWMRDKGAVPCTYTGDLGQYDEDDIASIPDRALQYGAEISRLVDCKTALVEEGFVALACGAFHIRSGGRTYFNTTPLGRAVTGTLLVRAMKEDGVDIWGDGSTYKGNDIERFYRYGLLANPALRIYKPWLDADFVTELGGRTEMSEWLIAHGFPYRDSAEKAYSTDANIWGATHEAKTLEHLDVSLETVQPIMGVRFWDDGVEIAPEDVSITFDAGRPVAINGEQFGDPVELVRAANAVGGRHGLGMSDQIENRIIEAKSRGIYEAPGMALLFIAYERLVNGILNEDTLATYHEQGRRLGRLMYEGRWLEPQSLMLRESIQKWVGSSISGTVTLRLRRGEDYTILDTVASGLSYAPEKLSMERVGDAAFGPTDRIGQLTMRNLDIADSRARLELFAGLGLIGGATGELVGKLEQGGADDIIEPAEPDERGRLAEATDAASGAAAFDAGTD, encoded by the coding sequence ATGTCGAAGGTCCTTCAGTCCCTGCCCGTCGGCGAGCGCGTCGGCATCGCCTTCTCGGGGGGTCTGGACACCTCCGTCGCCGTCGCCTGGATGCGCGACAAGGGCGCGGTGCCCTGCACGTACACCGGCGACCTCGGGCAGTACGACGAGGACGACATCGCCTCGATCCCCGACCGCGCGCTGCAATACGGAGCCGAGATCTCGCGCCTGGTCGACTGCAAGACCGCCCTGGTCGAGGAGGGGTTCGTGGCGCTGGCGTGCGGCGCGTTCCACATCCGCTCCGGCGGCCGCACCTACTTCAACACCACGCCCCTCGGCCGCGCCGTGACCGGCACGCTGCTGGTGCGCGCGATGAAGGAGGACGGCGTCGACATCTGGGGTGACGGGTCGACCTACAAGGGCAACGACATCGAGCGGTTCTACCGCTACGGCCTGCTGGCCAACCCCGCCCTGCGCATCTACAAGCCGTGGCTCGACGCCGACTTCGTCACAGAGCTCGGCGGTCGCACCGAGATGAGCGAGTGGCTGATCGCGCACGGCTTCCCCTACCGCGACAGCGCCGAGAAGGCGTATTCGACCGACGCGAACATCTGGGGCGCCACCCACGAGGCCAAGACCCTGGAGCACCTCGACGTGTCGCTCGAGACGGTGCAGCCGATCATGGGCGTGCGGTTCTGGGACGACGGCGTCGAGATCGCCCCCGAAGACGTCAGCATCACCTTCGATGCCGGCAGGCCGGTGGCGATCAACGGCGAGCAGTTCGGCGACCCCGTCGAACTCGTCCGGGCCGCCAACGCCGTCGGCGGTCGCCACGGCCTCGGCATGAGCGACCAGATCGAGAACCGCATCATCGAAGCGAAGTCGCGGGGCATCTACGAGGCGCCCGGCATGGCGCTGCTGTTCATCGCGTACGAACGCCTCGTCAACGGCATCCTCAACGAAGACACCCTCGCGACCTACCACGAGCAGGGCCGCCGCCTCGGGCGCCTGATGTACGAGGGACGCTGGCTCGAGCCGCAGTCGCTGATGCTGCGCGAGTCGATCCAGAAGTGGGTCGGGTCCTCGATCTCGGGGACCGTCACTCTGCGCCTCCGCCGCGGCGAGGACTACACGATCCTCGACACGGTGGCCTCGGGCCTGTCGTACGCCCCGGAGAAACTGTCGATGGAGCGGGTCGGAGACGCCGCCTTCGGTCCCACCGATCGCATCGGCCAGCTGACGATGCGCAACCTCGACATCGCCGACTCGCGCGCTCGTCTCGAGCTCTTCGCCGGGCTCGGACTCATCGGCGGCGCCACCGGCGAGCTGGTCGGAAAGCTCGAGCAGGGTGGCGCCGACGACATCATCGAACCGGCCGAGCCCGACGAGCGCGGTCGACTGGCCGAGGCGACCGACGCCGCCTCGGGGGCCGCGGCGTTCGACGCCGGCACCGACTGA
- a CDS encoding penicillin acylase family protein: protein MTKPADVIDDVELFDEPEPPAKRSLGRRIAITAYAVFVGLVVLALIAASVVVYSVQRSFPQLDGERTLPGLTAEVSVQRDALGVPTITAATSRDLFYAQGYVHAQDRFWEMDFRRHVTSGRLSELFGESQLQTDIFLRTLGWREVAAQEVAALDPTARANYDAYADGVNAYLADHQGPDASFEYAVLGLQNPDYEIEPWTPEDSVAWLKAMAWDLRSNIGDETGRAIAAASFTPEELADLYPTYPFDRNPVIVPVLDEAGTPLPASANGRAADPSVVEATVDWTEVGDVVAAVSTLVGPIGEGVGSNSWVVSGALTDTGMPLLANDPHLGASLPSVWHQVQLKCERVQQTCPFDVAGFGFSGMPGVIIGHNADIAWGFTNLTTDVTDLYLERVQDDAYWRDGELLPLTTRQETIEVAGGDDVEITVRATENGPLISDAGGELAGIADDPFVGTEGAPAAPSDAPDGEYAVSLRWTALEPGTTATAIFALNQASDFDSFRTAASLFDVPAQNLVYADTAGNIGYQTPGKLPIRGAGDGSLPQPGWDSAYAWQGYIPFAELPVSLNPQTGYIVTANNAIVDEDYPYPLTRDWDYGWRAARIVEMLERRIAAGPLTATDMRDIQADNAMWVGPRLIAAYAGVRTGDEGTDAALDLLGGWDGQNHPGSATAAYANVLWDELVQNIFVRERDTAAPTGNQARMFLVVDTLLADPASPWWQNEGLDVASQAEMLERTATDAYERLVTLQGDNPRMWKWGTLHALDLKNDTFGTSGIAPIEMLFNRGPYPVGGGSSVANATGWVLGQGFETVTVPSMRMIVDLGDLDRSSWHHLTGASGHAFHPNYVDQTPAWQRAEPLPWAFTPDAVAATTTHTLRLVPSD, encoded by the coding sequence ATGACGAAGCCCGCAGACGTGATCGACGACGTCGAGCTGTTCGACGAGCCCGAACCGCCCGCGAAACGATCTCTCGGCCGCCGCATCGCGATCACCGCCTACGCCGTCTTCGTCGGTCTCGTCGTGCTCGCGCTCATCGCGGCGAGCGTCGTGGTCTACTCCGTCCAGCGGTCCTTCCCCCAGCTCGACGGCGAAAGGACCCTCCCCGGCCTCACCGCCGAGGTCAGCGTGCAGCGCGATGCCCTCGGTGTCCCGACCATCACCGCCGCGACCTCCCGCGACCTCTTCTACGCGCAGGGGTACGTCCATGCGCAGGACCGGTTCTGGGAGATGGATTTCCGCCGTCACGTCACGAGCGGCCGGCTGTCGGAGCTCTTCGGCGAATCGCAGCTGCAGACCGACATCTTCCTGAGGACACTCGGATGGCGCGAGGTCGCCGCCCAGGAAGTGGCCGCTCTCGACCCGACGGCCCGTGCGAACTACGACGCCTACGCCGACGGGGTGAACGCCTACCTGGCCGATCATCAGGGCCCGGACGCCTCCTTCGAGTACGCCGTCCTCGGACTGCAGAACCCCGACTACGAGATCGAGCCGTGGACGCCCGAAGACTCCGTCGCGTGGCTGAAGGCGATGGCCTGGGACCTCCGCTCGAACATCGGCGACGAGACCGGCCGCGCGATCGCCGCGGCATCCTTCACTCCCGAGGAACTCGCCGACCTCTACCCCACCTACCCGTTCGACCGGAACCCGGTGATCGTCCCCGTTCTCGACGAGGCGGGAACGCCCCTGCCGGCGAGCGCGAACGGGAGGGCCGCGGACCCGTCGGTGGTCGAGGCCACCGTCGACTGGACCGAGGTCGGCGACGTCGTCGCGGCCGTCAGCACCCTCGTCGGGCCGATCGGCGAAGGCGTCGGCTCCAACTCCTGGGTCGTCTCGGGTGCCCTCACCGACACCGGGATGCCGCTCCTCGCCAACGACCCGCACCTGGGCGCGTCGCTCCCGAGCGTCTGGCACCAGGTCCAGCTGAAGTGCGAGCGCGTGCAGCAGACCTGCCCCTTCGACGTCGCCGGGTTCGGGTTCTCCGGTATGCCCGGGGTCATCATCGGCCACAACGCCGACATCGCATGGGGCTTCACCAACCTCACCACCGACGTCACCGACCTGTACCTCGAGCGGGTGCAGGATGACGCGTACTGGCGCGACGGGGAGCTGCTCCCCCTCACCACGCGACAGGAGACCATCGAAGTCGCCGGTGGCGACGATGTCGAGATCACGGTGCGCGCGACCGAGAACGGTCCCCTGATCTCCGATGCCGGCGGCGAGCTCGCCGGCATCGCCGACGACCCGTTCGTCGGCACCGAGGGCGCCCCCGCCGCGCCGAGCGACGCCCCCGACGGGGAGTACGCCGTGAGCCTGCGGTGGACCGCGCTCGAACCGGGTACGACGGCCACCGCCATCTTCGCCCTCAACCAGGCGAGCGATTTCGATTCCTTCCGCACCGCCGCGTCGCTGTTCGACGTGCCGGCGCAGAACCTCGTCTACGCCGACACGGCGGGCAACATCGGCTACCAGACGCCGGGCAAGCTGCCGATCCGCGGCGCCGGCGACGGGTCGCTGCCGCAGCCGGGGTGGGACTCCGCCTACGCCTGGCAGGGGTACATCCCCTTCGCGGAACTGCCGGTCTCGCTGAACCCTCAAACGGGGTACATCGTCACCGCCAACAACGCCATCGTGGACGAGGACTACCCGTATCCGCTCACCCGCGACTGGGACTACGGATGGCGTGCGGCGCGCATCGTCGAGATGCTCGAGCGACGAATCGCCGCGGGACCGCTGACAGCGACGGACATGCGCGACATCCAGGCCGACAACGCGATGTGGGTGGGGCCGCGCCTCATCGCCGCCTACGCGGGCGTGCGCACCGGTGACGAGGGAACGGATGCCGCACTCGACCTCCTCGGCGGGTGGGACGGACAGAATCATCCCGGGTCGGCGACCGCTGCATACGCCAACGTGCTGTGGGACGAACTGGTGCAGAACATCTTCGTGCGCGAGCGCGACACCGCGGCACCCACCGGCAACCAGGCCCGGATGTTCCTCGTCGTCGACACGCTGCTCGCCGACCCCGCGTCGCCGTGGTGGCAGAACGAAGGCCTCGATGTGGCGTCGCAGGCCGAGATGCTCGAGCGCACTGCGACCGACGCGTACGAGCGGCTCGTGACGCTGCAGGGCGACAACCCACGGATGTGGAAATGGGGCACCCTCCATGCCCTCGACCTGAAGAACGACACCTTCGGAACCTCGGGCATCGCGCCGATCGAGATGCTGTTCAACCGCGGCCCCTACCCCGTCGGAGGCGGTTCTTCGGTGGCGAACGCCACCGGCTGGGTGCTCGGTCAGGGCTTCGAGACCGTCACCGTGCCGTCCATGCGCATGATCGTCGACCTCGGCGATCTCGACCGGTCGAGCTGGCACCATCTCACGGGCGCGAGCGGCCACGCCTTCCACCCGAACTACGTCGATCAGACTCCCGCGTGGCAGCGCGCGGAGCCGCTCCCCTGGGCCTTCACCCCCGACGCGGTCGCGGCGACCACCACGCACACGCTGCGGCTGGTGCCCTCAGACTGA
- a CDS encoding Na+/H+ antiporter subunit E has product MSEDRATPPPPRGMLGITWRQLPFFLWLIALWMLLWGQLTVLAFLTGLVAAIVVTRVFRLPPVALSGRLNLWYGLVFVVTFLVSLVRGSLLVAWQTVHPGKLPGSAIIAVHLRTDDDLIMTHTAVTSSLIPGSLVVEADRDRRVLYLHVIGVDDDDDIDLQRKTVLGWEARIVRAVGSTAQLEIIREATVDTPRQGGTPT; this is encoded by the coding sequence ATGAGCGAGGATCGCGCGACTCCGCCCCCGCCTCGCGGCATGCTCGGGATCACGTGGCGTCAGCTGCCGTTCTTCCTGTGGCTGATCGCTCTGTGGATGCTGCTGTGGGGCCAGCTCACCGTGCTCGCGTTCCTCACGGGTCTCGTCGCGGCCATCGTGGTCACGCGCGTGTTCCGGCTGCCGCCGGTCGCGCTGTCGGGTCGACTCAACCTCTGGTACGGACTGGTCTTCGTCGTCACCTTCCTCGTATCGCTCGTGCGCGGTTCGCTTCTGGTGGCGTGGCAGACCGTTCACCCGGGGAAGCTGCCGGGGTCGGCGATCATCGCCGTGCACCTGCGCACCGACGACGACCTGATCATGACGCACACCGCGGTGACTTCGTCGCTGATCCCCGGCTCGCTCGTCGTCGAAGCCGATCGCGACCGACGTGTGCTCTACCTGCACGTCATCGGGGTGGATGACGACGACGACATCGACTTGCAGCGCAAGACCGTGCTCGGCTGGGAGGCGCGGATCGTGCGCGCCGTCGGATCCACCGCGCAGCTCGAGATCATCCGCGAAGCGACGGTCGACACCCCGCGACAGGGAGGAACACCGACATGA
- a CDS encoding Na+/H+ antiporter subunit D, with protein sequence MIALVPLLATLPLLGAALALVAGRHRRTQVAISIVTLTTVTVIAAILLVVVDQGGDALAVSVGDWPIPFGIVLYVDRLSALLIVVSSIVLLAVLLFSVGQGAADNDDETPVSIFHPSYLLLAAGIFTAFIAGDLFNLYVGFEILLVASYVLITLGSTENRIRTGVVYIVVSLVSSILFLAAIAAIYGALGTVNMAQISERMMELPQDTQTVLHLLLLVAFSIKAAVFPLSFWLPDSYPTAPAPVTAVFAGLLTKVGVYALIRTETQLFNDNDLNFLLMCVALATMIVGVLGAIAQAELKRILSFTLVSHIGYMIFGLAIATPAAIGATIYYTVHHIVVQTTLFLAVGLIERRAGSTSILRVKGLMRAAPVIAVLYFIPAVNLGGLPPFSGFIGKFALFDAAAEVGTPIMLVLIVGGIVTSLLTLYALMRAWNLSFWREDEDSTETEARISYLGQAPAAGIQTERRAIPRIMTAATTGMVAITVALTVFAGPLYGVCERIGAALLEPIQLVQLEQEADS encoded by the coding sequence ATGATCGCCCTCGTCCCGCTCCTGGCGACGCTGCCCCTCCTCGGCGCAGCGCTCGCCCTCGTGGCCGGTCGGCATCGGCGCACCCAGGTCGCCATCTCGATCGTCACACTGACCACCGTCACCGTGATCGCCGCGATCCTGCTGGTCGTCGTCGACCAGGGGGGCGATGCCCTGGCGGTATCGGTCGGCGACTGGCCGATCCCCTTCGGCATCGTCCTCTACGTCGATCGGCTCTCGGCGCTGCTCATCGTCGTCTCGAGCATCGTGCTGCTGGCGGTTCTGCTCTTCTCGGTGGGTCAGGGCGCGGCCGACAACGACGACGAGACGCCGGTGTCGATCTTCCACCCGTCGTACCTGCTGCTCGCGGCGGGGATCTTCACCGCCTTCATCGCCGGGGACCTGTTCAACCTCTACGTCGGGTTCGAGATCCTGCTCGTGGCCTCGTATGTGCTGATCACCCTCGGCAGCACCGAGAACCGCATCCGTACCGGCGTCGTCTACATCGTCGTCTCGCTGGTGTCATCCATCCTCTTCCTCGCGGCGATCGCCGCGATCTACGGGGCCCTGGGCACCGTCAACATGGCGCAGATCTCCGAGCGGATGATGGAGCTCCCGCAGGACACCCAGACCGTGCTGCATCTGCTCCTGCTCGTGGCGTTCAGCATCAAGGCCGCCGTCTTCCCGCTGTCGTTCTGGCTGCCCGACTCCTACCCGACCGCTCCCGCCCCGGTCACCGCGGTTTTCGCGGGGCTGTTGACGAAGGTCGGCGTCTACGCACTGATCCGCACCGAGACCCAGCTGTTCAACGACAACGACCTGAACTTCCTCCTCATGTGCGTGGCGCTCGCGACGATGATCGTCGGGGTGCTCGGCGCGATCGCGCAGGCGGAGCTCAAGCGCATCCTCTCGTTCACGCTGGTGAGTCATATCGGGTACATGATCTTCGGGCTGGCGATCGCGACCCCCGCGGCCATCGGCGCGACGATCTACTACACCGTCCACCACATCGTCGTGCAGACGACGCTCTTCCTCGCCGTGGGGCTCATCGAGCGCCGAGCAGGGAGCACGTCGATCCTGCGCGTGAAGGGGCTGATGCGAGCGGCACCCGTCATCGCGGTGCTGTACTTCATCCCCGCCGTGAACCTCGGCGGTCTGCCGCCGTTCTCCGGGTTCATCGGGAAGTTCGCCCTGTTCGACGCCGCCGCCGAGGTCGGTACCCCGATCATGCTCGTGCTCATCGTCGGCGGCATCGTGACGAGCCTGCTCACCCTCTACGCGCTGATGCGCGCATGGAACCTGTCGTTCTGGCGCGAGGACGAGGACTCCACCGAGACCGAGGCGCGCATCTCCTACCTCGGCCAGGCGCCGGCCGCGGGCATCCAGACCGAGCGGCGCGCGATCCCCCGCATCATGACGGCGGCGACGACCGGCATGGTGGCCATCACGGTCGCGCTGACGGTCTTCGCCGGCCCGCTCTACGGCGTGTGCGAACGCATCGGTGCGGCCCTGCTCGAGCCGATCCAGCTCGTGCAGCTCGAGCAGGAGGCGGACTCATGA
- a CDS encoding monovalent cation/H+ antiporter complex subunit F produces MSTVLLITIFVIFVVAALLTLWRIVVGPSILDRAVASDVLLTEVLCVLGAEMAINQHTRTLPVLLVIAAVGVFGSISIARFVARKDTAER; encoded by the coding sequence ATGAGTACCGTGCTCCTCATCACGATCTTCGTGATCTTCGTCGTCGCGGCACTGCTCACGCTGTGGCGCATCGTCGTCGGTCCTTCCATCCTCGACCGCGCCGTGGCATCCGATGTCCTCCTCACCGAGGTGCTGTGCGTCCTGGGCGCGGAGATGGCCATCAACCAGCACACCCGCACCCTTCCCGTTCTCCTCGTCATCGCCGCCGTCGGGGTGTTCGGATCGATCTCCATCGCCCGCTTCGTCGCACGGAAGGACACCGCAGAGCGATGA
- a CDS encoding LacI family DNA-binding transcriptional regulator: MRRSDERRRATIADVAREAGVSASTASVVFSGKTPVSDATRTRVLEAAASLGYTGPDPRAASLRRGRSGIVGVVFEEHLGTAFLDPVKTQMMDGLTEGVAGLGAGLLLLRDDETAETAPSLTTAPIDAAVLIGCSPLMRRSLDTVRARGIPVVVIEGDAGGEIPRIGLDNREAQRHAARHLRALGHEDVVILTLPVNADRPRGFFSSDAEVSVDVTRDRLAGARDVYPDAPAYAAAGSFIDEGLAAGRDLLAGPHRPTAVIAQSDLLAAGVIRAAEERGMRVPDDLSVTGFDGIVVDGLAPYVLTTLVQPAADKGRAAGLAVASMIEGGSPVSMHFTCTFREGNTTGPAPAAQ, encoded by the coding sequence ATGAGACGCAGCGACGAGCGGCGCCGTGCCACGATCGCGGACGTCGCGCGGGAAGCGGGGGTGTCGGCGTCGACGGCCTCCGTCGTCTTCAGCGGCAAGACGCCGGTGTCGGATGCCACGCGGACGCGGGTGCTCGAGGCGGCGGCGTCGCTGGGGTACACCGGACCCGATCCGCGGGCCGCGTCCCTGCGACGCGGGCGGTCGGGCATCGTGGGCGTCGTCTTCGAGGAGCACCTCGGCACGGCCTTCCTCGACCCGGTGAAGACCCAGATGATGGACGGACTCACCGAGGGTGTCGCCGGACTCGGTGCCGGGCTCCTGCTCCTGCGCGACGATGAGACCGCCGAGACCGCGCCGTCGCTGACCACTGCGCCGATCGATGCGGCCGTGCTCATCGGGTGCAGCCCGCTGATGCGGCGATCGCTGGACACTGTGCGGGCTCGCGGCATCCCGGTGGTCGTCATCGAGGGGGATGCCGGAGGCGAGATCCCCCGCATCGGGCTGGACAACAGGGAGGCGCAGCGTCACGCGGCCCGTCACCTGCGGGCGCTCGGCCACGAGGACGTCGTGATCCTGACGCTCCCGGTGAACGCCGATCGTCCGCGGGGGTTCTTTTCATCCGACGCGGAGGTGAGCGTCGACGTCACCCGCGACCGGCTCGCGGGTGCGCGCGACGTCTACCCTGACGCCCCCGCCTACGCCGCGGCGGGCAGCTTCATCGATGAGGGACTTGCGGCGGGGCGCGACCTGCTGGCGGGACCGCACAGGCCGACGGCGGTCATCGCCCAGAGCGACCTGCTCGCCGCGGGCGTCATCCGGGCCGCGGAGGAGCGCGGGATGCGGGTGCCCGACGACCTCAGCGTGACCGGCTTCGACGGCATCGTGGTCGACGGTCTCGCGCCCTATGTCCTCACCACCCTCGTGCAGCCGGCCGCTGACAAGGGGCGCGCGGCCGGGCTCGCCGTCGCCAGCATGATCGAGGGCGGCAGCCCCGTGTCGATGCACTTCACCTGCACCTTCCGCGAGGGGAACACGACCGGCCCGGCCCCGGCCGCCCAATAG
- a CDS encoding hemolysin family protein encodes MSIWVVLATAGLIALSAFFVVIEFALLGARKHRLEEMAGSDPSARAALRGMNELTIMLAGAQLGITACTFALGAVTKPAIDYWLGPVFVSWGIAEWLAGSASFAISLLVVTFLHLVIGEMAPKSWAIAHPELAARLIGIPSRAFIWLFRPFLVWVNRIANVLVARSGVEPVDRAAVGGRDAQTIRNLVEYSGQVGVLEPELREQITEVIELQSLTVAEIASPKARPTSLPHTATVSDLRDAALRSGHLRILLSDDRGALDSVVHVRDALLAPDDTPVAGFARSVFRLEPATPVYEALRRMRENREQLAVVSGGPDGGEGAGGGDRVITLTDVVRRVLPSIAPRS; translated from the coding sequence GTGAGCATTTGGGTCGTCCTCGCCACGGCGGGCCTCATCGCTTTGAGCGCGTTCTTCGTCGTCATCGAATTCGCCCTCCTGGGGGCGCGCAAACACCGTCTTGAAGAGATGGCCGGTAGCGATCCGTCGGCGCGCGCCGCCCTCCGCGGCATGAACGAGCTGACCATCATGCTGGCCGGAGCGCAGCTGGGCATCACCGCGTGCACCTTCGCCCTCGGTGCCGTCACGAAGCCGGCGATCGATTACTGGCTCGGCCCCGTGTTCGTGTCATGGGGCATAGCGGAGTGGCTGGCCGGCAGCGCGTCCTTCGCCATCTCCCTCCTGGTCGTGACCTTCCTCCACCTCGTCATCGGTGAGATGGCTCCGAAATCGTGGGCCATCGCACACCCCGAGCTCGCCGCTCGGCTGATCGGAATACCCTCCCGCGCCTTCATCTGGCTCTTCCGCCCGTTCCTGGTCTGGGTGAACCGGATCGCGAACGTCCTGGTCGCGCGCAGCGGCGTCGAACCGGTCGATCGCGCCGCCGTTGGAGGTCGAGATGCCCAGACCATCCGCAACCTGGTCGAATACTCCGGACAGGTCGGTGTGCTCGAGCCCGAGCTGCGCGAGCAGATCACCGAGGTGATCGAGCTGCAGAGCCTCACAGTGGCGGAGATCGCCTCACCGAAGGCCAGGCCGACCTCGCTCCCGCACACCGCCACCGTCAGTGATCTTCGTGATGCGGCCCTCCGGTCGGGCCACCTGCGCATCCTGCTGTCGGATGACCGGGGCGCGCTTGATTCCGTCGTGCACGTGCGAGACGCGCTACTCGCTCCGGATGACACCCCGGTCGCCGGCTTCGCACGCTCGGTCTTCCGGCTCGAACCCGCAACACCGGTATACGAGGCGCTCCGCCGCATGCGCGAGAACCGTGAGCAGCTGGCGGTGGTCTCCGGCGGTCCCGATGGCGGAGAAGGCGCGGGCGGCGGCGACCGGGTCATCACCCTCACGGATGTCGTCCGCCGGGTTCTGCCGAGCATCGCACCGCGCAGCTGA
- a CDS encoding NADH-quinone oxidoreductase subunit K: MGVLFACGVYAMLERSLTRVLIGFLLLGNAANLFLLVVIGRPGIAPFFGSGEPEEMSDPLPMALTLTAIVITFAVSAFLLALIYRSWQLGQADTVADDEADLAVRDRGAADEDMIDDETEIEDTDDDATTDFVGLDTAPITVLGSRDISGVQDDAPVNLPETSTRRSRRTDSTERGGDA, encoded by the coding sequence ATGGGCGTGCTCTTCGCCTGCGGCGTCTACGCCATGCTCGAGCGCAGCCTCACCCGCGTGCTCATCGGCTTCCTCCTCCTCGGCAACGCGGCCAACCTGTTCCTCCTCGTGGTGATCGGCCGGCCCGGAATCGCCCCGTTCTTCGGGTCCGGCGAACCCGAGGAGATGTCCGACCCCCTTCCCATGGCGCTGACGCTCACGGCGATCGTCATCACCTTCGCCGTGTCGGCGTTCCTCCTCGCTCTCATCTACCGGTCGTGGCAGCTCGGCCAGGCCGACACTGTCGCCGACGACGAGGCCGATCTGGCGGTGCGCGATCGCGGCGCCGCCGACGAGGACATGATCGACGACGAGACCGAGATCGAAGACACCGATGACGACGCCACCACCGACTTCGTCGGACTCGACACCGCGCCGATCACGGTGCTCGGCAGCCGAGACATCTCCGGCGTGCAGGATGACGCGCCGGTGAACCTGCCCGAGACGTCGACGCGCCGGTCGCGGCGGACCGACTCGACCGAGCGAGGGGGAGACGCATGA
- a CDS encoding MFS transporter, whose product MELVLIRPQLVRWRTAVFAIFLASGLSIATWASRVPAIKSALGVDNVEIGFLLLGAGIASILGLSVASAVLARFGAKRGMLGAMITFAIGVAIVGVGTDAVPSYAIVLLGLCLFGFGNGAVDVMMNVDGAAIEKQSNKTILPLFHAFFSFGTVIGAGVGTLAAAVGINVLAHTVTMAVIVLAIALATYPAVPARELAEDPTPGEKADWRERLRTNLSAWREPRTYALGVIMLGMAFAEGGANDWLALGVVEGHGGTEAVGAAGLTVFSISMTVVRVLGGPLVDRFGRVNTLRILAVTAAVGLLLFILAPNLPLVFVGAALWGAGASLGFPLGMSAAADDPARAAARVSAAATIGYVAFLCGPPILGFISEQIGLLNTLFILVALIVASGIASPAARPIAGSTVGAGHPHH is encoded by the coding sequence GTGGAACTCGTCCTGATCCGTCCTCAGCTGGTGCGCTGGCGCACCGCCGTCTTCGCGATCTTCCTGGCCAGCGGCCTCAGCATCGCCACATGGGCGTCGCGGGTACCCGCCATCAAGAGCGCACTCGGTGTGGACAACGTCGAGATCGGGTTCCTCCTCCTCGGCGCCGGCATCGCCTCCATCCTGGGGCTCTCCGTCGCGTCGGCCGTGCTCGCCCGGTTCGGCGCCAAGCGCGGGATGCTCGGTGCGATGATCACCTTCGCCATCGGCGTCGCCATCGTAGGAGTGGGTACCGACGCCGTGCCGTCCTACGCCATCGTCCTCCTGGGCCTCTGCCTCTTCGGGTTCGGCAACGGCGCGGTCGACGTGATGATGAACGTCGACGGCGCGGCGATCGAGAAGCAGTCGAACAAGACGATCCTCCCTCTCTTCCACGCCTTCTTCAGCTTCGGAACCGTCATCGGCGCGGGCGTGGGCACCCTCGCCGCCGCGGTCGGCATCAACGTGCTCGCCCATACCGTGACGATGGCCGTCATCGTGCTCGCCATCGCTCTGGCCACGTATCCGGCCGTTCCGGCGCGCGAGCTCGCCGAAGACCCGACGCCGGGGGAGAAGGCCGACTGGCGCGAGCGCCTCCGCACCAACCTGTCTGCCTGGCGCGAGCCGCGCACCTACGCGCTGGGTGTGATCATGCTCGGCATGGCCTTCGCCGAAGGGGGTGCCAACGACTGGCTGGCCCTGGGTGTCGTCGAGGGTCACGGCGGCACGGAGGCCGTCGGCGCCGCGGGGCTCACCGTCTTCTCGATCAGCATGACCGTCGTCCGCGTGCTCGGCGGACCGCTCGTCGACCGCTTCGGTCGCGTCAACACCCTCCGCATCCTGGCGGTGACCGCCGCGGTCGGCCTGCTGCTGTTCATCCTCGCCCCCAACCTGCCGCTCGTCTTCGTCGGCGCGGCGCTCTGGGGCGCGGGAGCATCGCTCGGGTTCCCCCTCGGCATGTCGGCCGCCGCCGACGACCCGGCCCGCGCGGCAGCCCGGGTGAGCGCGGCCGCCACCATCGGCTACGTGGCGTTCCTCTGCGGACCGCCCATCCTCGGATTCATCAGCGAGCAGATCGGGCTGCTCAACACGCTGTTCATCCTGGTCGCGCTCATCGTGGCATCCGGCATCGCCTCTCCCGCCGCGCGACCGATCGCCGGCTCGACCGTCGGCGCCGGGCACCCGCACCACTGA